In Phacochoerus africanus isolate WHEZ1 chromosome 2, ROS_Pafr_v1, whole genome shotgun sequence, one DNA window encodes the following:
- the LOC125121126 gene encoding olfactory receptor 4C13-like, with translation MKYMENRHNVTEFVLLGLTQNPTMQKVIFVVFLIVYIISMVGNVLTVVTITTSPLLKSPMYFFLAHLSFIDACYSCVNTPKLIVDSLHEKKTSPFNECMTQIFGEHLFAGADVIVLTAMAYDRYVAICKPLHYKTIMNWQVCWLLVGVSWVGGFLHATIQILFIFRLPFCGPNIIDHFMCDLNPLLDLACTDTHTLGLFVAANSGFICLLIFLLLIGSYTVILHSLGTQRLEARQKALSTCVSHITVIILFFVPSIFVYMRPSATLLVDKAVAVFYTMISPMLNPLIYTLRNSEMKNAIRKFCSRKVI, from the coding sequence ATGAAATACATGGAGAATAGGCACAACGTGACAGAATTTGTTCTACTGGGACTCACACAGAATCCAACGATGCAGAAAGTcatatttgttgtgtttttgatCGTCTACATCATCTCTATGGTAGGAAATGTGCTCACCGTGGTCACCATCACTACCAGCCCATTGTTGAAGtcccccatgtactttttcctggCCCATCTCTCTTTTATTGATGCTTGCTATTCCTGTGTCAATACCCCTAAACTCATTGTAGATTCACTCCATGAAAAGAAAACCAGCCCTTTCAATGAATGCATGACCCAGATCTTTGGGGAACATTTATTTGCAGGTGCTGATGTCATTGTGCTTACTGcaatggcctatgaccgctatgtggccatctgcaagcccttGCACTATAAAACTATCATGAATTGGCAGGTGTGTTGGCTATTAGTTGGAGTGTCATGGGTGGGAGGCTTTCTTCATGCAACCATACAGATCCTCTTCATCTTCAGATTGCCTTTCTGTGGTCCTAACATCATAGATCACTTTATGTGTGATCTGAATCCTTTGCTGGATCTTGCCTGCACTGATACCCACACTCTAGGGCTCTTTGTTGCTGCCAACAGTGGTTTTATCTGTCTGTTAATCTTCCTACTCTTGATTGGCTCCTATACAGTCATTCTGCACTCTCTAGGGACCCAGAGATTAGAAGCAAGGCAAAAAGCCCTCTCTACCTGTGTCTCCCACATCACAGTGATCATCTTATTCTTTGTTCCCAGCATATTTGTGTACATGAGACCATCAGCTACTTTACTTGTTGATAAAGCAGTTGCTGTGTTCTACACAATGATAAGTCCCATGTTAAATCCCTTAATCTATACCCTGAGAAACTCTgagatgaaaaatgccattaggaaATTTTGTAGTAGGAAAGTGATTTGA